In Blattabacterium cuenoti, the following proteins share a genomic window:
- a CDS encoding ribonucleoside-diphosphate reductase subunit alpha, protein METHPIAEKEGWKIDRDFPIWANNELYLTTIKGGYLLDGETPFEAYKRLAKNASRILKKPKIENEFFNIFWNGWLIPSTPVMVNLGTEKGLPISCFSARVGDSMYEIYRKNLEMAILSKHGGGTSYDFSLIRPIGSSIKNGSLGVSDGIIPFIKSYDSAIVASKQGRTRRGAVAIYLNIEHKEFPEFLKIREPKGDINRQCHNVHQGVIISDSFMEEVIEKNGKERSLWINTLKERVKTGEPYLFFIDNANKNLPENWKKHGLKIYHSNLCSEIMLPTDENHTLVCCLSSLNLYKYVEWKNTKTVFYAILFLDAVLQEFIDKGKSIRGIEDAVRFAEKSRALGLGALGWHSYLQSKMIPFISTESIILTKNIFKNIQLESLKATKYLAKEYGESEWNIGTGKRNLTLMAMAPNRSSAKLAGGLSQGIEPIAANIYVDDDAKGMHIRKNPYLEKVLIEKGYNIPEVWEQIANEKGSCLGLTALSEKQKNVFRCFKEINQLELIKQASIRQKYIDQGQSINLAFHQETPAKYINRVHVEAWKIGLKSLYYYRSESVLRADIKSRDLYSESLL, encoded by the coding sequence ATGGAAACACACCCTATTGCAGAAAAAGAAGGATGGAAAATAGATAGAGATTTTCCTATTTGGGCTAATAATGAATTATATTTAACAACGATTAAAGGTGGATATTTATTGGATGGAGAAACTCCATTTGAAGCATATAAAAGATTAGCAAAAAATGCGTCAAGAATTCTTAAAAAACCAAAAATAGAAAATGAATTCTTTAATATTTTTTGGAATGGATGGTTAATTCCATCTACACCAGTAATGGTAAATCTTGGTACAGAAAAAGGTCTTCCCATTAGTTGTTTTTCTGCAAGAGTAGGGGATAGCATGTATGAAATTTATAGAAAAAATTTGGAAATGGCAATTTTGAGTAAACATGGAGGTGGAACTTCGTATGATTTTAGTCTAATAAGACCGATAGGTAGTTCCATAAAAAATGGATCATTAGGTGTTTCTGATGGAATTATTCCTTTTATAAAATCATATGATAGCGCTATAGTGGCTAGTAAACAAGGAAGAACAAGGAGAGGTGCTGTTGCTATTTATTTAAATATAGAACATAAAGAGTTTCCTGAATTTTTAAAAATAAGAGAACCTAAAGGGGATATAAATCGGCAATGTCATAATGTTCATCAAGGTGTAATTATATCTGATTCATTTATGGAAGAGGTTATAGAAAAAAATGGAAAAGAAAGAAGTTTATGGATAAATACCCTTAAAGAACGTGTTAAAACTGGAGAACCATACTTGTTTTTTATAGATAATGCTAATAAAAATCTTCCAGAAAATTGGAAAAAACATGGATTAAAGATATATCATAGTAATCTTTGTTCCGAAATTATGTTGCCAACAGATGAAAATCATACTTTAGTATGTTGTTTATCTTCTTTAAATTTATATAAGTATGTAGAATGGAAAAATACAAAAACTGTTTTTTATGCTATTCTATTTCTTGATGCTGTTTTACAGGAATTTATTGATAAAGGAAAAAGCATAAGAGGTATAGAAGATGCTGTTCGTTTTGCAGAAAAAAGCAGAGCACTAGGTTTAGGCGCTTTAGGTTGGCATTCCTATTTGCAATCCAAAATGATTCCTTTTATATCTACGGAATCTATAATTCTAACAAAAAATATATTTAAAAATATACAATTAGAATCTCTAAAAGCTACTAAATATTTAGCGAAAGAATATGGAGAATCTGAATGGAATATTGGGACAGGAAAAAGAAATTTAACTTTAATGGCTATGGCTCCTAATAGAAGTTCTGCAAAACTTGCAGGAGGACTTTCTCAAGGTATAGAACCTATAGCTGCAAATATATACGTGGATGATGATGCAAAAGGAATGCATATTCGTAAGAATCCTTATTTAGAAAAAGTTCTTATAGAAAAAGGATACAATATTCCAGAAGTTTGGGAGCAGATAGCTAACGAAAAAGGTTCTTGTCTTGGTTTAACAGCTTTGAGTGAAAAACAAAAAAATGTTTTTAGGTGTTTTAAAGAAATTAATCAATTAGAATTAATAAAACAAGCAAGTATACGGCAAAAATATATTGATCAAGGACAAAGCATTAATCTAGCTTTTCATCAAGAAACTCCAGCAAAATATATAAATAGAGTTCATGTTGAAGCTTGGAAAATTGGCTTAAAGAGTCTTTATTATTATAGAAGTGAAAGTGTACTTCGTGCAGATATAAAAAGTAGAGATTTATATTCAGAAAGTTTGCTGTAG
- the queA gene encoding tRNA preQ1(34) S-adenosylmethionine ribosyltransferase-isomerase QueA, producing the protein MRTSDFNFNFPSDLLAKYPSQERDESKLMIIHRNSKKIEHKLFKDLHQYFEEGDSIILNNTKVFPARLFGNKEKTDARIEVFLLRELDHKDRTWDVLVDPARKVRVGNKLNFGHGLTGEVIDNTTSRGRILQLHFNGTYEEFIKKIKELGNTPLPKYINRLTEISDKERYQTIYAKKEGSVAAPTAGLHFSKHLLKKLEIKGINLVEITLHLGLGSFLPVEVEDISKHKMDSEKCFINEETCRIINNAIQEKKKICAVGTSSMRAIESSVSSNKNLNPFLGWTNKFIFPPYNFSIANSIITNFHMPKSTLLMMVAAFTGFDLIMKAYQIAIQKKYRLFSYGDAMLIL; encoded by the coding sequence ATGAGAACCTCAGATTTTAATTTTAATTTTCCTTCAGATCTTCTTGCAAAATATCCATCTCAAGAAAGAGATGAATCCAAATTAATGATTATTCATAGAAATAGCAAAAAAATTGAACATAAATTATTCAAAGATTTACATCAATATTTTGAAGAAGGGGACTCCATTATTTTAAATAACACTAAAGTTTTTCCTGCTAGACTATTTGGTAATAAAGAAAAAACAGATGCTAGAATAGAAGTATTTTTACTTAGAGAATTAGATCATAAAGATAGAACATGGGATGTTCTAGTAGATCCTGCAAGAAAAGTTAGAGTTGGAAATAAATTAAATTTTGGACATGGATTAACTGGAGAAGTCATAGATAATACTACTTCTAGAGGAAGAATTTTACAACTTCATTTTAATGGAACTTATGAAGAGTTTATAAAAAAAATAAAGGAATTAGGAAATACTCCGTTACCAAAATACATCAATAGACTTACAGAAATAAGTGATAAAGAACGTTATCAAACTATATACGCTAAAAAAGAAGGATCAGTTGCAGCACCAACAGCTGGATTACATTTCTCTAAACATTTATTAAAAAAACTGGAAATAAAAGGAATAAATTTAGTAGAAATAACTCTTCACCTAGGATTAGGAAGTTTTCTTCCAGTAGAAGTAGAAGATATTTCAAAACATAAGATGGATTCTGAAAAATGTTTTATAAATGAAGAAACATGTAGAATAATAAATAATGCTATACAAGAAAAAAAAAAAATATGCGCTGTAGGAACTTCTTCTATGAGAGCTATAGAAAGCTCTGTTTCTTCTAATAAAAATTTAAATCCATTTTTAGGATGGACAAATAAATTTATCTTTCCTCCTTATAATTTTAGCATAGCTAATTCTATAATTACAAATTTTCATATGCCTAAATCTACATTATTAATGATGGTAGCAGCTTTTACAGGTTTCGATCTAATTATGAAAGCATATCAAATAGCTATACAAAAAAAATATAGATTATTTTCATATGGAGATGCAATGTTAATTTTATAA
- the dnaE gene encoding DNA polymerase III subunit alpha: protein MYFIFDTETTGLPISYNFPISNTDNWPRLVQIAWQNHDLMGNMIDFKEFIIKPDDYDIPFNAFKIHGITNDIAEKYGKDINDVLYELKKSIDKSKCIIGHNLEFDIKVIECEFYRKKKEISFLKKKKLDTKIISSSYCQLPPVGNRKKFKWPTLSELYKKLFEENITNSHHAANDVKATARCFFELLRIGIIQHQDVGAQQDVILRFRKKNFSKISTSMVDFEKSSPSYKRNKKINNNKKDHIKLKKYEDELNKKRYSHIHNHTHFSILNSTIDIQSLVNKSVEFNMPAVGITDYGNMMGAFYFLNAIRNTNKKYYPEKSIKGIIGCEVFISENYLQKKFTKEIPDIRFRQVLLSKNKKGYQNLTKLCSLGFIEGFYAGIPRIGKNLIEKYSSNLIALTGDLNSEIPYSILNLGVKKAENIFLWWKNLFGDDFYIELLRHGLEEEDYVNSVLLKFSKKFNVKYIVQNNTFYLDKKDANAHDILLCVKNIEKKSTPIGKGIGYRFGMPNHEFYFKSTEEMRKIFYDVPESFDFLEDLVNKIESYSISHKVLLPKFQIPKSFENPIDKIDGGNRGENHLLKTITYEGAKKRYKKITKEIEERILFELKTIEKTGYPGYFLIVHNFISQARKMNISVGPGRGSVAGSVVAYCLKITDIDPIKYHLLFERFLNPDRISLPDIDIDFDDKGREKIIEWVVQKYGKNQVAQIITYATMGAKSSIRDTARVLNLSLKETDKMAKMVPNMLSLKTILSEKNYRKVSKEELNNIQKLISIAKKDTLEGRVLRQAKIIEGTIRSTGIHACGIIISPFDIKEYVPVSVSKESDLLLTQFDNNVVEHVGLLKIDFLGLKTLTIIKNAIDIIVKLKNINIKEFSFPLEDKKTYSLFQKGETIAVFQYESTGMQKYLRKLKPDKFDDLIAMNALYRPGPLQYIPNFISRKHGKEKITYDLPVMEEFLKETYGITIYQEQVMSISQILADFSKGDADLLRKAMGKKQKEVLNKMKDQFLHKAIRKGYPKEILEKIWKDWEYFSCYAFNKSHATCYAYIAFQTAYLKAHFPHEYMASVLSNNMDNIKQLTFFIKECKRMKISVISPDINQSDSYFKVNDKNYIQFGLAGIKGVGENAVKVILKERKKGKFTSIYDFVKRIDLRIVNKKTLESLILSGSLDLFSFHRDQYFFVDDKTKLSNLEKIIRFGSKYKKQILTNNLKLDKNPIFFPQKNIYSNLDLLYKEKEVLGVYVSSHPLDEYYYEIKYLTNTSLDKLNKNESFFIGKKIYICGILSKIEKKTSVRSGKKYGIFSLEDYHSSREFTIYGEQYLQYEPILSMNNLLHLSIYIDKKNMVKILHIEKLQDVINKLVHKLVLKININELNDTLIQKMDEIFSKQIGNKKLYIVLYDKESRIFLNFESKKYAININSKFLRKLENMKEIDFYLN from the coding sequence ATGTATTTTATATTCGATACTGAAACTACTGGATTACCTATTTCTTATAATTTCCCTATATCTAACACTGATAATTGGCCAAGATTAGTGCAGATTGCATGGCAAAATCATGATCTTATGGGAAATATGATAGACTTTAAGGAATTTATTATAAAACCAGATGATTATGACATCCCTTTTAATGCTTTTAAAATACATGGAATAACTAATGATATAGCAGAAAAATATGGAAAAGATATAAATGATGTTCTTTATGAATTAAAAAAAAGTATTGATAAATCTAAATGCATAATTGGACATAATTTAGAATTTGATATTAAAGTTATTGAATGTGAATTTTATAGAAAAAAAAAAGAAATTTCCTTTCTTAAAAAGAAAAAATTAGATACTAAAATAATATCATCCTCTTATTGTCAATTACCACCTGTAGGAAATAGAAAAAAATTTAAATGGCCAACTTTATCAGAATTGTATAAAAAACTATTTGAAGAAAATATTACAAATTCACACCATGCTGCAAATGATGTAAAAGCTACAGCTCGTTGTTTTTTTGAGCTTTTACGTATTGGAATAATACAACATCAAGATGTTGGGGCTCAACAAGATGTAATTTTAAGATTTAGGAAAAAAAACTTTTCTAAAATATCTACCTCCATGGTTGATTTTGAAAAATCTTCCCCTTCTTATAAAAGAAATAAAAAAATCAATAATAATAAAAAAGATCACATAAAATTAAAAAAATATGAAGATGAATTAAATAAAAAAAGATATTCTCATATTCATAATCATACACATTTTTCTATTCTCAATTCAACAATTGATATACAATCTCTAGTCAATAAATCTGTAGAATTTAATATGCCTGCTGTAGGAATAACAGATTATGGAAATATGATGGGAGCTTTTTATTTTTTAAATGCTATTCGTAATACAAATAAAAAGTATTATCCTGAAAAATCTATAAAGGGGATAATCGGGTGTGAAGTTTTTATATCAGAGAACTATTTACAAAAAAAATTTACCAAAGAAATTCCAGATATAAGATTCAGACAGGTTTTATTATCTAAAAATAAAAAGGGATATCAAAATTTAACAAAACTTTGTTCTTTAGGATTCATAGAAGGTTTTTATGCCGGTATTCCTAGAATAGGAAAAAACTTGATTGAAAAATATAGCAGTAATTTAATAGCTTTAACTGGAGATTTAAATTCAGAAATACCATATAGTATATTAAATTTAGGGGTAAAAAAAGCTGAAAATATATTCTTATGGTGGAAGAATCTTTTTGGAGATGATTTTTATATAGAATTGTTACGTCATGGACTAGAAGAAGAAGATTATGTTAATAGTGTTTTACTTAAATTTTCTAAAAAATTTAACGTGAAATATATCGTTCAAAATAATACTTTTTATTTAGATAAGAAAGATGCTAATGCTCATGATATTTTACTTTGCGTAAAAAACATTGAAAAGAAATCAACTCCTATAGGAAAAGGAATAGGTTATAGATTTGGAATGCCAAATCATGAGTTCTATTTTAAAAGTACAGAAGAAATGAGAAAAATATTTTATGATGTTCCGGAATCATTTGATTTTTTAGAAGATTTAGTAAATAAAATAGAATCTTATAGTATTTCACATAAAGTATTATTACCTAAATTTCAAATTCCAAAATCTTTTGAGAATCCAATAGATAAAATTGATGGAGGAAATAGAGGAGAAAATCATTTATTAAAAACAATAACTTATGAAGGAGCAAAAAAACGTTACAAAAAGATAACTAAAGAAATTGAAGAAAGAATTTTATTTGAACTAAAAACAATAGAAAAAACGGGATATCCTGGTTATTTTCTTATTGTTCATAATTTTATTTCTCAGGCTAGAAAAATGAATATATCCGTTGGTCCAGGTAGAGGATCTGTTGCAGGATCTGTTGTTGCTTATTGTTTGAAAATAACTGATATAGATCCTATAAAATATCATCTTCTTTTTGAACGATTTTTAAATCCAGATAGAATTTCTTTACCAGATATAGATATAGATTTTGATGATAAAGGTCGTGAGAAAATCATTGAATGGGTAGTTCAAAAATATGGAAAAAATCAGGTAGCTCAAATTATAACATACGCTACTATGGGAGCAAAATCATCTATTAGAGATACTGCTAGAGTACTAAATCTTTCTTTAAAGGAAACAGATAAAATGGCAAAAATGGTTCCAAATATGCTTTCACTAAAAACAATCTTATCGGAAAAAAATTATAGGAAAGTAAGTAAAGAAGAGTTAAATAATATACAAAAGTTAATAAGTATTGCGAAAAAGGATACTTTAGAAGGAAGAGTATTACGACAAGCAAAAATCATAGAAGGAACAATAAGGAGTACAGGAATACATGCTTGTGGAATTATAATAAGTCCATTTGATATTAAAGAATATGTTCCAGTTTCTGTATCTAAGGAATCAGACTTATTATTAACGCAATTTGATAACAATGTTGTAGAACATGTTGGTTTACTTAAAATAGATTTTTTAGGTCTAAAAACTTTGACTATTATAAAAAATGCTATAGATATTATAGTAAAACTAAAAAATATAAATATCAAAGAATTTTCTTTTCCTCTGGAAGATAAAAAAACTTATAGTCTTTTTCAAAAAGGAGAAACTATAGCCGTTTTTCAATATGAATCTACTGGAATGCAAAAATATTTACGAAAACTAAAACCTGATAAATTCGATGATTTAATAGCAATGAACGCATTATACAGACCTGGACCTTTACAGTATATTCCTAACTTCATATCTAGAAAACATGGTAAAGAAAAGATCACCTATGATTTACCGGTTATGGAAGAATTTCTTAAAGAAACTTATGGGATAACAATATATCAGGAACAAGTAATGTCAATATCCCAAATATTAGCTGATTTTAGTAAAGGAGATGCAGATCTCCTTAGAAAGGCTATGGGTAAAAAACAAAAAGAAGTACTAAACAAGATGAAGGATCAATTCCTTCATAAAGCTATAAGAAAAGGATATCCAAAGGAAATACTAGAAAAAATATGGAAAGATTGGGAATATTTTTCTTGTTATGCTTTTAATAAATCTCATGCTACATGTTATGCTTATATCGCTTTTCAAACAGCTTATTTGAAAGCACATTTTCCACATGAATATATGGCTTCTGTTTTAAGTAATAATATGGATAATATTAAACAATTAACTTTTTTTATTAAAGAATGTAAAAGAATGAAAATATCTGTAATCAGTCCAGATATAAACCAAAGTGATTCTTATTTTAAAGTAAATGATAAAAATTATATTCAATTTGGACTTGCTGGTATTAAAGGAGTTGGAGAAAATGCTGTTAAAGTAATTCTTAAAGAAAGAAAAAAAGGTAAATTTACTTCCATTTATGATTTTGTAAAAAGAATTGATCTACGAATAGTAAATAAGAAAACTTTAGAAAGTTTAATTTTATCTGGATCTTTAGATCTATTTTCTTTCCATAGAGATCAATACTTTTTTGTTGATGATAAAACAAAATTAAGCAATTTAGAAAAAATTATTAGGTTTGGATCAAAATATAAAAAACAGATATTAACAAATAATCTAAAATTAGATAAAAATCCTATTTTTTTTCCCCAAAAAAATATTTATAGTAATCTAGATCTTCTATATAAAGAAAAAGAAGTATTAGGTGTTTATGTGTCCTCCCATCCTTTGGATGAATATTATTATGAAATAAAATATCTTACAAACACTTCTTTAGATAAATTGAACAAAAATGAATCTTTTTTTATTGGTAAAAAAATTTACATATGTGGAATTTTATCAAAAATAGAAAAAAAAACATCTGTAAGAAGTGGAAAAAAATATGGAATATTCTCATTAGAGGATTATCATTCTTCTAGAGAATTTACAATATATGGAGAACAATATCTTCAATATGAACCTATATTGTCCATGAATAATTTATTACACTTATCAATTTATATTGATAAAAAAAATATGGTAAAAATTTTACATATAGAAAAACTACAGGATGTCATAAATAAATTAGTACATAAACTAGTTTTAAAAATTAATATTAATGAATTAAACGATACATTAATTCAAAAAATGGATGAAATTTTTTCCAAGCAAATAGGAAATAAAAAATTATACATTGTTCTTTATGACAAAGAAAGTCGTATTTTTTTAAACTTTGAATCAAAAAAATATGCAATTAATATTAATTCAAAATTTTTAAGGAAATTAGAAAATATGAAGGAGATAGATTTTTATTTGAACTAA
- a CDS encoding argininosuccinate synthase domain-containing protein: MKIQVRVSYEDDTKYASLICKKIKEAAKSRGTGIAEKDPEYIKSKMIHGNAVIAFCDDKLAGFSYLDLFQDQEFVVNSGLIVFPEFRKKGLAKIIKIEIFKLSREKFPKSKVFSITTSNPVIKINTELGFKPVSFSELTQSEKFWKGCRSCANFDILTRNKRKMCLCTGLLYNPNKQNNNNTTTNNNPKDKETKNNVISNKYKKYLSLGDKIVLAYSGGLDTSYCLKFLLQEGYEVHTVIINTGGFQNDELKKIEKRALSIGSKSHRSIDSIEEYYQNCIKYLIFGNILKNNTYPLSVSSERIFQAIKIANYATSIQAKAIAHGSTGAGNDQIRFDIAFQIICPEKITLSPIRDMKISRKKEIEYLKNKGISICWDRVKYSINKGIWGTSIGGEETLTSSNDFPEESYPTKLSCNKSENLELEFEKGELVSVNKEKSNAINNIIKIEKIASKFAIGRGIHIGDTILGIKGRVAFEASAAIIIIKAHHLLEKHILTKWQLYWKDQLSNWYGMLLHEAQYLDPVMRDIEKFLKSTQERLTGTVNIILYPYRFHLVGIKSKFDLMTSPNIAQYGEMNHAWTAEDVKGFTKILSNQMKMYHNLNNKKKND; this comes from the coding sequence ATGAAAATACAAGTTAGAGTATCTTATGAAGATGATACAAAGTATGCTTCTTTAATCTGCAAAAAAATTAAAGAAGCAGCGAAAAGTAGAGGAACTGGTATCGCAGAAAAGGATCCAGAATACATTAAATCAAAAATGATTCATGGAAATGCAGTTATTGCTTTCTGTGATGATAAATTAGCAGGGTTCAGTTATCTTGATCTTTTTCAAGATCAAGAATTTGTTGTTAATTCTGGATTAATTGTATTTCCAGAATTCAGGAAAAAAGGATTAGCTAAAATTATTAAGATTGAAATATTTAAACTTTCTAGAGAAAAATTTCCAAAATCTAAGGTTTTCAGTATTACAACTAGTAATCCAGTTATAAAGATTAATACAGAATTAGGGTTTAAACCTGTTTCTTTTAGCGAATTAACCCAATCAGAAAAATTTTGGAAAGGATGTCGTAGTTGTGCAAATTTTGATATTTTAACTAGAAATAAAAGAAAAATGTGTTTATGCACAGGTCTTTTATATAATCCTAATAAGCAGAATAACAACAATACTACTACTAATAATAATCCTAAGGATAAGGAAACTAAAAATAATGTTATAAGTAATAAGTATAAAAAATACTTATCCTTAGGAGATAAAATTGTTTTAGCTTATAGTGGAGGATTAGACACTTCTTATTGTTTAAAATTTCTTCTTCAAGAAGGATACGAAGTTCATACAGTCATTATTAACACGGGAGGATTCCAAAATGATGAATTAAAAAAAATTGAAAAAAGAGCTTTGAGTATTGGTTCTAAGTCACATCGTTCTATTGATTCCATAGAAGAGTATTATCAAAATTGTATAAAATATCTTATATTCGGTAATATACTTAAAAATAATACTTATCCGCTATCAGTAAGTTCAGAAAGAATTTTTCAAGCTATAAAAATAGCAAATTATGCTACATCTATTCAAGCGAAAGCTATTGCTCATGGTAGTACAGGAGCTGGTAATGACCAAATTAGATTTGATATTGCTTTTCAAATCATTTGTCCAGAAAAAATCACATTATCTCCAATAAGAGATATGAAAATCTCTAGAAAAAAGGAGATTGAATATTTGAAAAATAAAGGAATATCTATTTGTTGGGACAGGGTTAAGTATTCTATAAATAAAGGTATTTGGGGAACGAGTATAGGAGGGGAAGAAACTCTTACTTCTTCTAATGATTTTCCAGAAGAATCTTATCCTACAAAATTAAGCTGTAATAAAAGTGAAAATCTAGAATTAGAATTTGAAAAAGGAGAATTAGTAAGTGTTAATAAAGAAAAAAGCAATGCTATAAATAACATAATAAAAATTGAAAAAATAGCTTCAAAATTTGCTATAGGAAGAGGAATACATATAGGAGATACAATATTAGGAATTAAAGGAAGAGTTGCTTTTGAAGCTTCTGCTGCGATTATTATAATTAAAGCTCATCATTTATTAGAAAAACACATTCTTACCAAATGGCAACTTTACTGGAAAGACCAATTATCCAATTGGTATGGAATGTTGCTTCATGAAGCTCAATACTTAGATCCTGTTATGCGAGATATTGAAAAATTTTTGAAAAGTACACAAGAAAGATTAACTGGTACAGTAAACATAATTCTTTATCCTTATAGATTTCATTTAGTTGGAATAAAATCAAAGTTTGATTTGATGACCTCCCCCAATATAGCACAATATGGAGAAATGAATCATGCTTGGACAGCAGAGGATGTTAAAGGTTTTACAAAAATTTTAAGTAATCAAATGAAAATGTATCATAATTTAAATAATAAAAAAAAAAATGATTGA
- the rpsA gene encoding 30S ribosomal protein S1 yields MSNQTEEIKRKTILLSEKNNENLKINNHGEKRKSFDWTKYETHLNNDIQKERKKEEKIYVNTLPDIHELEIYQGIITYITDKTVIVDIGFKAEGAIPISEFRNFDIKVGLNIEVMVVKIDYKGQCILSYLKAKTLRNWQKINQAYEKSEVILGYVAARTKGGLIVEIFNIECFLPGSHINVKPVRDYDTYVGKTIEVKVVKINQKTKNVVVSHKVLIEKDIEEQRKEMISKLDKGQVLEGKIKNILPYGAFVDLGGVDALLHITDMSWPHINHPTEVVQLEQELKFVVLGVDKEKNRVQLGLKQLQPHPWNSLDKDLKVGSKVKGKVTVLADYGAFVEIIPGVEALLHISEMSWSTDLSSTQDFVQIGDELEAVILTIDRQERKMSLSVKQLTEDPWINIQNKYTVGSKHIGIVKKFTNFGVLLGLEKGISGVIYTNDLTWTKKLKHSSEFCNINDKLEVIVLSVDPQSRRLNLGHKQLTDNPWDGYEKIYNVGSIHQGVISNVFEKGSSVKFIENENIEAFSPLRFLERKNGSYPKKGEKVEFKIIEFNKDTKKIVVSHTSVYRDKDQKKEQRIRNRKLEKSTLGDIAGLAKLKEKIEKERKK; encoded by the coding sequence ATGTCTAATCAAACCGAAGAAATAAAAAGAAAAACAATCCTTTTATCCGAAAAAAACAATGAAAATTTAAAAATTAATAATCATGGGGAAAAAAGAAAAAGTTTTGATTGGACGAAGTACGAAACTCATTTAAATAATGATATACAAAAGGAAAGAAAAAAAGAAGAAAAAATATATGTAAATACTTTACCAGATATTCATGAGTTAGAGATATATCAGGGAATTATCACATATATAACAGATAAAACTGTTATTGTGGATATTGGTTTTAAAGCGGAAGGAGCTATTCCTATAAGTGAATTTAGAAATTTTGATATTAAAGTTGGCCTAAATATAGAAGTAATGGTTGTTAAAATAGATTATAAAGGACAATGTATTTTATCCTATTTAAAAGCAAAAACATTAAGAAATTGGCAAAAAATAAATCAGGCTTATGAAAAATCAGAAGTTATATTAGGTTATGTAGCTGCTAGAACAAAAGGAGGGTTAATTGTAGAAATATTTAACATTGAATGTTTTTTACCAGGATCACATATAAATGTGAAACCTGTCAGAGATTATGATACTTATGTAGGAAAAACAATAGAAGTAAAAGTTGTTAAAATTAACCAGAAAACAAAAAACGTGGTAGTTTCACATAAAGTGTTAATAGAAAAAGATATAGAAGAACAGAGAAAGGAAATGATATCAAAATTGGATAAGGGGCAGGTTTTAGAAGGAAAAATAAAAAATATTCTACCTTATGGTGCTTTTGTAGATTTAGGAGGTGTAGATGCGTTACTTCATATTACTGATATGAGTTGGCCACATATAAATCATCCTACAGAGGTAGTTCAATTAGAACAAGAATTAAAATTTGTTGTGTTAGGTGTAGATAAGGAAAAAAATAGAGTACAACTAGGTTTGAAACAATTACAACCACACCCTTGGAATTCTTTAGATAAAGATTTAAAAGTAGGAAGTAAAGTTAAAGGTAAAGTTACTGTTTTAGCTGATTATGGAGCTTTTGTAGAGATTATACCAGGTGTAGAAGCTTTGTTGCATATTAGTGAAATGTCTTGGTCAACCGATTTATCTTCTACTCAAGATTTTGTGCAAATAGGAGATGAGTTAGAAGCTGTAATATTAACAATAGATCGTCAAGAAAGAAAAATGTCTCTAAGTGTAAAACAACTTACCGAAGATCCTTGGATAAACATACAGAATAAATATACTGTAGGTTCTAAACACATAGGAATCGTAAAAAAATTTACGAATTTTGGAGTTCTTTTAGGATTGGAAAAAGGAATATCTGGAGTTATTTATACGAATGATTTAACATGGACGAAAAAGTTAAAACATTCTTCTGAATTTTGTAATATTAACGATAAGTTAGAAGTTATTGTGCTTTCAGTGGACCCTCAAAGTAGAAGATTAAATTTAGGTCATAAACAATTAACGGATAATCCATGGGATGGATATGAAAAAATATATAATGTTGGAAGCATTCATCAAGGAGTCATCTCCAATGTTTTTGAAAAAGGATCCTCCGTTAAATTTATAGAAAATGAAAATATTGAAGCATTTTCTCCTTTACGTTTTTTAGAAAGAAAAAATGGTTCTTACCCAAAGAAAGGAGAAAAGGTTGAATTTAAAATAATTGAATTTAATAAGGATACTAAAAAAATTGTTGTTTCTCATACATCTGTTTATCGTGATAAAGATCAAAAGAAAGAACAACGTATAAGAAACAGAAAATTAGAAAAATCTACTCTTGGAGATATAGCTGGATTAGCTAAATTAAAAGAAAAAATAGAAAAGGAAAGAAAAAAATAG